GACCCTCGATGTGCGGGTCCTGCAGGGCAAGGAGGTCGTGGCGTCGACCTTCGCCCTCAACGAGGCGTCGGTGGAGAAGGCGTCGCGCGAGCGGATGCTCGAGGTGGTCGTCGAGGTCGACGGGCGCCCGCTGTCGCGCTGGGGCTGCGACGGTGTGGTCTGTGCGACACCCACCGGCTCGACGGCCTACAACTTCAGCGCCGGTGGCCCGGTCGTGTGGCCCGAGGTCGAGGCGCTGCTGATGGTCCCGCTGAGCGCGCACGCGCTGTTCGCCCGTCCGATGGTGGTCGCTCCCACGTCGGTGCTCGCGGTCGAGGTGCTCTCGACCACGGTGAGCGCGGGCGTGCTGTGGTGCGACGGCCGGCGCACCGTCGAGCTCCGGCCGGGGGCACGGATCGAGGTCCGGCGCGGCGACCGGCCGGTGCGGCTGGTGCGGTTGCACCGGGCGCCCTTCACCGACCGCCTGGTCGCCAAGTTCGACCTCCCGGTCGACGGGTGGCGCGGCGCGGCGGAGCGCGAGCGGCGACGCCGGGACGGGGGCGAGAGCGATGCTTGAGGAGATCCGGATCAGCCAGCTCGGGGTCATCGACTCCTCGACCCTC
This genomic interval from Nocardioides palaemonis contains the following:
- a CDS encoding NAD kinase gives rise to the protein MTTASPGRRVLVLAHTGRAEVRDVARACVVALNEHGLAVRLLTDEASDLGLVPEDGRIETTSAASGPGEGCELALVIGGDGTILRAAELTRETSTPLLGVNLGHVGFLAEAEQEDVESTIAAIVHRAYTAEDRLTLDVRVLQGKEVVASTFALNEASVEKASRERMLEVVVEVDGRPLSRWGCDGVVCATPTGSTAYNFSAGGPVVWPEVEALLMVPLSAHALFARPMVVAPTSVLAVEVLSTTVSAGVLWCDGRRTVELRPGARIEVRRGDRPVRLVRLHRAPFTDRLVAKFDLPVDGWRGAAERERRRRDGGESDA